One region of Gigantopelta aegis isolate Gae_Host chromosome 7, Gae_host_genome, whole genome shotgun sequence genomic DNA includes:
- the LOC121377667 gene encoding protein FAM167B-like isoform X1: MGGNKEDGSHTPKENRRPLPVIKEVDFDDDKNNVDDIFTVPSEYANGRRRSSSSDSVSALTRLKETTARLKLTTRRASYIAWQAQCLEKPDFPPREELEKGKHGKLTAERMKRMDDAIDWLRNELQEMKIQDQTLARQFLIIRNDIQQLKLIKSCEAHKEMLEDVHSEIEDLESMAGVLDLPTICINDNPLKHLGITRMNITRRRFSIF; this comes from the exons ATGGGCGGGAACAAGGAAGACGGAAGCCACACCCCTAAAGAAAACCGACGCCCACTTCCGGTAATTAAAGAAGTCGACTTTGACGACGATAAAAACAATGTCGATGACATTTTCACAGTGCCCTCGGAATACGCGAATGGCcgtcgtcgtagtagtagtagcgacTCGGTGTCCGCCCTGACGCGGTTGAAGGAGACGACGGCGAGGTTGAAGCTGACGACACGACGCGCGAGCTACATCGCGTGGCAGGCGCAGTGTTTGGAGAAACCAGACTTCCCGCCCAGAGAGGAACTGGAAAAGGGCAAGCACGGGAAGTTAACTGCGGAGCGGATGAAACGAATGGACGACGCTATTGACTGGTTGAGAAATGAACTG CAGGAGATGAAGATCCAAGACCAGACTCTAGCTCGACAGTTCCTCATAATTCGTAATGACATTCAGCAGCTCAAACTGATCAAGAGCTGCGAGGCGCATAAGGAAATGCTTGAAGACGTTCACTCGGAAATCGAGGATTTGGAATCAATGGCGGGCGTCCTTGACCTTCCCACGATATGCATCAATGACAATCCGCTGAAGCATCTCGGTATAACCCGGATGAACATAACCAGAAGACGATTCTCCATATtttag
- the LOC121377667 gene encoding protein FAM167B-like isoform X2, which translates to MGGNKEDGSHTPKENRRPLPVIKEVDFDDDKNNVDDIFTVPSEYANGRRRSSSSDSVSALTRLKETTARLKLTTRRASYIAWQAQCLEKPDFPPREELEKGKHGKLTAERMKRMDDAIDWLRNELEMKIQDQTLARQFLIIRNDIQQLKLIKSCEAHKEMLEDVHSEIEDLESMAGVLDLPTICINDNPLKHLGITRMNITRRRFSIF; encoded by the exons ATGGGCGGGAACAAGGAAGACGGAAGCCACACCCCTAAAGAAAACCGACGCCCACTTCCGGTAATTAAAGAAGTCGACTTTGACGACGATAAAAACAATGTCGATGACATTTTCACAGTGCCCTCGGAATACGCGAATGGCcgtcgtcgtagtagtagtagcgacTCGGTGTCCGCCCTGACGCGGTTGAAGGAGACGACGGCGAGGTTGAAGCTGACGACACGACGCGCGAGCTACATCGCGTGGCAGGCGCAGTGTTTGGAGAAACCAGACTTCCCGCCCAGAGAGGAACTGGAAAAGGGCAAGCACGGGAAGTTAACTGCGGAGCGGATGAAACGAATGGACGACGCTATTGACTGGTTGAGAAATGAACTG GAGATGAAGATCCAAGACCAGACTCTAGCTCGACAGTTCCTCATAATTCGTAATGACATTCAGCAGCTCAAACTGATCAAGAGCTGCGAGGCGCATAAGGAAATGCTTGAAGACGTTCACTCGGAAATCGAGGATTTGGAATCAATGGCGGGCGTCCTTGACCTTCCCACGATATGCATCAATGACAATCCGCTGAAGCATCTCGGTATAACCCGGATGAACATAACCAGAAGACGATTCTCCATATtttag